Proteins encoded by one window of Pseudomonas sp. PSKL.D1:
- a CDS encoding DUF523 domain-containing protein, producing the protein MTRSDSPKVLVSACLLGQPVRYDGRASGHPDVLQRWQAEGRVVPLCPEVAGGLPTPRPPAEIPGGQGSDVLNGITQVLTVTGEDVSAAFVAGARQALELVRRHGIRVAVLKSGSPSCGNRLTYDGTFSGVKVPGEGVTAALLRREGVQVFSELELEQAQQALALVPEVP; encoded by the coding sequence ATGACCCGTTCTGATTCGCCCAAGGTCCTGGTCAGCGCTTGCCTGCTGGGGCAGCCGGTGCGCTATGACGGCCGCGCAAGCGGGCACCCCGATGTGTTGCAGCGCTGGCAGGCTGAAGGGCGCGTGGTGCCCTTGTGCCCCGAAGTGGCGGGGGGATTGCCGACGCCAAGGCCGCCGGCGGAGATACCGGGCGGGCAGGGCAGTGACGTGTTAAACGGTATTACCCAGGTGCTGACGGTAACCGGTGAGGACGTCAGTGCTGCCTTTGTTGCCGGCGCCCGGCAGGCATTGGAGCTGGTGCGCCGCCATGGTATCCGCGTGGCGGTACTCAAGTCCGGTAGCCCGTCCTGTGGTAATCGCCTGACCTACGATGGCACCTTCTCGGGTGTGAAAGTGCCGGGTGAGGGGGTAACTGCTGCGCTGTTGCGGCGCGAAGGTGTGCAGGTTTTCAGTGAGCTGGAGTTGGAGCAAGCGCAGCAGGCGCTGGCTCTGGTGCCTGAGGTGCCTTGA
- the serA gene encoding phosphoglycerate dehydrogenase, protein MSKTSLDKSKIRFLLLEGVHQNAVDTLKAAGYTNIEYHTGSLPEAELKEKIADAHFIGIRSRTQLTEEIFDGAKKLVAVGCFCIGTNQVDLSAARERGIAVFNAPYSNTRSVAELVLAEAILLLRGIPEKNASCHRGGWIKSAANSFEIRGKKLGIVGYGSIGTQLSVLAENLGMQVYFYDPLTKLPLGNATQVTSLNELLGLADIVSLHVPELPSTQWMIGEKEIRSMKKGAILINAARGTVVELDHLAAAIKDKHLIGAAIDVFPVEPRSNDEQFESPLRGLDNVILTPHIGGSTAEAQANIGLEVAEKLVKYSDNGTSVSSVNFPEVALPAHPGKHRLLHIHENIPGVLSEINKVFAENGINISGQFLQTNEKVGYVVIDVDAEYSDLAQEKLQQVKGTIRSRVLF, encoded by the coding sequence ATGAGCAAGACTTCTCTCGACAAGAGCAAGATCAGGTTCCTTCTTCTTGAAGGTGTGCACCAGAACGCGGTGGATACCCTCAAGGCCGCCGGGTACACCAACATCGAGTACCACACTGGCTCGCTGCCAGAAGCGGAACTCAAGGAAAAGATCGCCGACGCTCACTTCATCGGCATCCGCTCGCGTACCCAGCTGACTGAAGAGATCTTCGACGGCGCCAAAAAACTGGTCGCAGTCGGCTGCTTCTGCATCGGCACCAACCAGGTCGACCTGAGCGCTGCCCGCGAGCGCGGTATCGCCGTGTTCAACGCGCCTTACTCCAACACCCGTTCGGTAGCCGAACTGGTATTGGCCGAAGCCATCCTGCTGCTGCGCGGCATCCCGGAGAAAAACGCCTCCTGCCACCGTGGCGGCTGGATCAAGAGCGCGGCCAACTCGTTCGAAATCCGCGGCAAGAAGCTGGGCATCGTGGGTTACGGCTCGATCGGTACCCAACTGTCGGTACTGGCCGAGAACCTGGGCATGCAGGTCTATTTCTATGACCCGCTGACCAAGCTGCCGCTGGGCAACGCTACCCAGGTCACCAGCCTGAACGAACTGCTGGGCCTGGCCGACATCGTCTCGCTGCACGTGCCGGAGCTGCCATCCACCCAGTGGATGATCGGCGAGAAAGAAATCCGCTCGATGAAGAAGGGCGCGATCCTGATCAACGCCGCCCGTGGCACCGTGGTCGAACTGGACCACCTGGCTGCCGCCATCAAGGACAAGCACCTGATCGGCGCCGCCATCGACGTGTTCCCGGTAGAGCCACGCTCCAACGACGAGCAGTTCGAAAGCCCGCTGCGCGGCCTGGACAACGTGATCCTGACCCCGCACATCGGTGGTTCCACTGCCGAAGCGCAGGCCAACATTGGCCTGGAAGTGGCCGAGAAGCTGGTCAAGTACAGCGACAACGGTACCTCGGTGTCCTCGGTCAACTTCCCTGAAGTGGCCCTGCCGGCTCACCCTGGCAAGCACCGCCTGCTGCACATCCACGAAAACATCCCGGGTGTGCTCAGCGAGATCAACAAAGTCTTCGCTGAAAACGGCATCAACATCTCCGGTCAGTTCCTGCAGACCAACGAGAAAGTTGGTTATGTAGTAATCGACGTCGACGCCGAGTACTCCGACCTGGCGCAAGAGAAGCTGCAGCAGGTCAAGGGCACCATTCGCTCGCGCGTGTTGTTCTAA
- a CDS encoding DUF4399 domain-containing protein, which produces MNSLFSRAAVAGLLMGASVLASAADALKSQEPPKDAKVFIVSPADGATVDKTFTVKFGIEGMALKPAGDQTPHTGHHHLLVDVDKEPAADQPLPTSLMPENNAPLPAGPQVLHFGKAQTEATITLTPGKHTLQLVLGDQYHVPFKPSVESQKVTVTVK; this is translated from the coding sequence ATGAACAGCCTATTTTCGCGTGCTGCCGTTGCCGGTCTGCTGATGGGGGCCTCGGTATTGGCCAGCGCCGCAGATGCGCTGAAGAGCCAGGAGCCGCCCAAGGATGCCAAGGTCTTCATCGTTTCCCCCGCCGATGGCGCCACGGTCGACAAAACCTTCACCGTCAAGTTCGGCATCGAGGGCATGGCGCTCAAGCCAGCGGGTGACCAGACCCCGCATACCGGCCATCATCACCTGCTGGTAGATGTGGACAAAGAACCTGCTGCCGACCAGCCGCTGCCAACCAGCCTGATGCCAGAGAACAACGCGCCGCTGCCAGCTGGCCCGCAGGTGCTGCACTTCGGCAAGGCGCAGACCGAGGCCACCATTACCCTGACCCCAGGTAAGCACACCTTGCAGCTGGTGCTGGGTGACCAGTATCACGTCCCGTTCAAGCCGAGTGTCGAGTCGCAGAAGGTTACTGTTACCGTGAAATAG
- a CDS encoding substrate-binding periplasmic protein: MRSTIGVLLAVLITPLAQADLYDEITDRGELRIAVQADAPPYAFKENEHLTGFQVELGQDLARELGLRAELIETPEEKVMPGVERGTYDVALTPPGETLKSDGPFDVSEPFGEKQMVIPFQKGNPAFQSVLNNALQRMKTSGRLTELEQKWFKAPQAPEPAPAALAPTPAH; this comes from the coding sequence ATGCGGTCGACCATAGGCGTACTGCTGGCAGTACTGATCACTCCGTTGGCTCAGGCAGACCTGTACGATGAGATCACCGACCGGGGCGAATTGCGTATTGCAGTGCAAGCTGATGCTCCGCCCTACGCCTTCAAGGAAAATGAACACCTGACGGGCTTCCAGGTCGAGTTAGGCCAGGATTTGGCTCGCGAACTGGGCCTGCGTGCCGAACTCATCGAGACTCCCGAAGAGAAAGTGATGCCAGGGGTGGAACGCGGCACTTACGACGTTGCACTGACGCCGCCAGGTGAAACGCTCAAGAGTGATGGCCCCTTCGATGTCAGTGAGCCGTTTGGCGAGAAACAAATGGTCATCCCGTTCCAGAAGGGCAACCCAGCGTTTCAAAGTGTGCTGAACAACGCGCTGCAGCGCATGAAAACCAGTGGCCGGCTGACCGAACTGGAGCAAAAATGGTTCAAGGCACCTCAGGCACCAGAGCCAGCGCCTGCTGCGCTTGCTCCAACTCCAGCTCACTGA